In Rhodamnia argentea isolate NSW1041297 chromosome 11, ASM2092103v1, whole genome shotgun sequence, one genomic interval encodes:
- the LOC115735602 gene encoding cysteine-rich and transmembrane domain-containing protein WIH2-like — MSYYNQQPPVGAPPPQGYPPEGYAKEGYPPPGYPPQGYPPPGYAPQGYPPPPTAYAPQYAQPPPPPPPQQHHSSGPSFMEGCLAALCCCCLLDACF; from the exons ATGAGCTATTACAACCAGCAGCCCCCCGTCGGCGCTCCTCCTCCTCAAG GATATCCGCCGGAGGGATATGCCAAGGAGGGATATCCGCCGCCGGGATATCCGCCGCAGGGGTACCCGCCACCGGGATACGCGCCCCAGGGGTACCCTCCTCCGCCTACAGCCTACGCGCCGCAGTACgcgcagccgccgccgccgccgccgcctcagCAACACCACAGTAGCGGCCCGAGCTTCATGGAGGGCTG TTTGGCTGCTCTATGTTGCTGCTGTCTCCTGGACGCCTGCTTTTGA